Below is a window of Lacibacter sp. H407 DNA.
AATATTTTGTAACCATTTCCATTTCATGTACTTCCAACATCCCTGCAATAGGCTGTGGATCATCATTTATGGAGGGAATGATCACTGTTGTGGGGTATGAAAGTTGTCCGTTTGTAAATGCAATTGCAATGTCATTGGTTTTATAGGACGGGTTAAACTTATAGATCTTGCCTTTCCATTTTACCTCGGCTTTTGTTTCGGCGTTCAACTTAACCGTGTAAAAATTTGTGTTGAGGTATTGAATCAGCTCCTGGTTTGTGTAAGTTTTGCGATCCATTACTTTACACCAGCCGCACCAGTTTGTGTACAGATCAATGAGAAGCGGGCGTGGCTCAACTTTCATTTTTTGCTCAGCTTCTTCCAGACTGATCCACTGCAATTTTTCTTTTGGCTGTAGTTGCTGAAAAGAACTGATGCAGATGAAAAGAATAGACAGGGTGGAATAAAAACGCAACTTTTGCATAGTATTTTTGTTACTTGTACAAATTTAAACGCTTTCACGTGCATAAAATTGTTATTTCTGTTACCGGCGCCAGTGGATCGATCTATGCGAAACTCTTATTGCAAAAGCTTTCAGCCGTAAAAGAGCAATGGACAGAAGTGTCGGTTGTAATGACGGAGAATGCGAAAGAAGTATGGCGTACTGAGTTACAGGACGAAGAATACAAGGACCTTCCCTTCAAAGTATATTCAACAACTGATTTTTCTGCACCGTTTGCATCGGGTTCAGGACAATACAATACTATGATCATTATTCCCTGCAGCATGGGTACGTTGGGACGTATTGCAACAGGTGTATCAAACGATCTGATCACACGTGCTGCTGATGTTGTGTTGAAAGAACGGAGAAAACTGATCTGTGTGGTGCGTGATACGCCGTACAATTTGATCCATATCCGGAATATGGAAACCGTTACATTGGCCGGTGGAATTATTTGTCCTGCTACTCCAAGTTTTTACAGCGTGCCCAAAACAATTGAAGAAGTTGCTGCTACTGTTGTTGATCGTGTATTGGATCTGGCGGGTATCGATATTAAAACGTATCGTTGGGGGAAGTGATGCTGAATTATGAGCTATGAATGATGAGTAAACTTAATCAGAACTGCTGCCACCATCTCCGCCATCGGAACTATCTCCTCCATCATCATACGAATTATAACTTCCACCATCACTGGAGTAATTTTTGTCGGTTGATTGAAGTGCTGTATTCCTGTTCCTTCCCCAACTGAAGAAAAGAATGGTTACAACAATTGCTATGATAATACCGATCCACATATTATTATTTGATCGTCAACTCATCATACACAGCCGTAAGCGATCGTTCAATACCGCCGCCGATCCACTCAGTAACACCGGGAATTGATTTGTTCTTTAAAAATTCTTCTTTTGTTTTTCCGGCTTTTATTTCTGTTTCGCCAAATACCAATAGCTTCTCAAAATAATCCTGCATGGCTTTGATGTCATTTGCTTTTCCATACACTTCAAATCCTTCGGAAGCATGACCATACACAAATGTTGTTTTCTTATTAAAATGCTTGATTGTTTTTTCTAACACTTCAATCCAACTTTTAATGGAAGCACCTGCTGTGCGGTCAATAAACGGATAACGACGGTTGTTGATCAGGTCGCCCATGTGTACAATATCTGCATGTTCAAAATGGATCAATGCATCACCATCGGTATGTGCAGCACCAAAATAATGCAACGTAATTTTTTCATTACCTATCTTTTGGCTCCATGTTTTGCCAAATGTTTGGTTAGGAAATAATTGTTTGTCTTCTGTTTTACTTTGTTTGGCTACACGTTCCTGGTTTGCTTTTGAATTTTCATGCGCCAATACATTTTCAACCAAACCTTTGAACGAAATATTACCACCGCTATGATCGCCATGGTGATGAGTGTTGATGAGTAGTTTGAACGGTTGCTCCGATCTCTTTTTCAATTCATCGATCAAGTGCTTGCTTTGTTCGGGGAACTGCGTGTCAACTACCACCATGCCTTCTTTGCTGATATAAAACAGAATGGTGCCTCCACGTTCTGTAAACACACCAATATTATCGGTGAGCATTTTTATTTTCCATGCTTCCTGTTGAAAGATCTGTGCAAGTAATGATTGTTGAAAAGCCAATGCACCAATACCGAGTGTGGCTGATTGAAGAAAGAATTTTCTGTTCATGTTATGGCAATTGTGAAGTTGTAAATGCTATACAGTTCAATCTAGTATTTTGTTGTTGAAGTTATCAATATTCCAACTTTCGAAGACGGGGTGCTTTTAGCCAGGTAGCAATAACCACAGCAACCGTCATACATCCACCAAAGATCACAGATGGAACTACGCCCATCAGTCGTGCCGCAATACCACTTTCAAACTGGCCCAGTTCGTTACTGCTGTTGATGAACATACTGTTTACACTCATTACCCTGCCTCTCAATTCATCCGGCGTTTTTAATTGCAAAATAGTACCACGTACTACAATACTGATGCCATCTAACAAACCTGCGAGAAACAAGGCCATGAACGATAGCCAGAATAATTGAGAGATGCCGAAAATGATGATGCATACTCCAAAGCCGGCAACTGCATAAAGCAGCAATTTTCCTTGCTGTTTGCGCAGAGGGAACACCGTTAGTAATACGACAATTACGATGGCTCCAAAATCTGCTGCTGCATTCAACCATCCAAAACCAATGGGCCCTACTTTCAAAATGTCTTTTGCAAACACCGGCACCATGGCTACGGCACCACCAAACAATACGGCAAACATATCCAGTACTAATACGCTCAATACTTCTTTTGTTTTATACACAAACCGGATGCCTTCTTTCACACTTTCCCATGTTTTCTTTTCGGCCTGTGCAGGTGCTGGTTTATTGTCAACAGTTGTGAAGATGAGTAGGGCCAACGCAATCGATAAAATGATGGCTGTTAAGGTGCCCGTAATACCAAAACCGGCAATGAGAAAACCTGCCAATGCATGTCCTGTTACCGAAGCTGTTAACCATGTACCCTGACTCCACGTTACAGCGTTTGGAAGCACGGGTCTTGGAACCAATTGCGAAATAATTGCTCCGAACGATGGTCCGCTGAAAGCACGGATGATACCGGTTACAAAAATTACAACGTACACCAGTGAGATAATTGTTGCTTTCCCAAACTGCTGTTCAAAATAGGCAGTGGAAATGAATACTAACAGTGCCACGCAAACGCCATACGATAAGACAGAGCGAATGATCATATTGCGACGATCGCTTTGATCAACCACATGACCAGCATATAACGCCATTGAAACGGCAGGGATCACTTCTGCCAAACCAATCAAACCCAGCGCCAACGGATCGCCGGTAAGTTCATACATCCACCAGCCAACCAGGGTGCCCATCATTCGTAAACCCATAATGAACAAAAACCTTGCAATGGCAAAGTTTCTGAATTCGGTAATACGCACAGCCTGAAATGGATCGGTTGGTAATGGAGTTGTCACAAAACAAATCTATGAACTAATCGCTCAATTTAATAAAATGCGGAACGTTCAGGGAAGTGTAATGTAATGTTGCCCTTGTTCGTATTCCTGATCCAGCGCATCAATAATTACCTGCAAATGTTTTTCATTGCTCAAAAAATCGGCATTGCTGGCATCAACGAACAGTGTTTTAATATTATGCTGTTTGATGTATTGCGTATATGTTTCCTGGATACTCAGCAGGTAGTCGTCGCCGATCTGCTGTTCGTAGCTGCGGTTTCTTCGTTTGATGTTCTGTTGTAAACGGTCAACGGGTGAATGGAGGTAAATAAGAATTTCCGGTTGCACCAATTGCTGATGGATGATATCAAACAAACTCTGGTACAATCGAAATTCATCGGCCGGTAAATTCACCTTTGCAAACAACAGGCATTTTGTGAATAGATAATCAGAAATCGTAATGGAGTTAAAAAGGTCTTGCGTATGCAGCAGATCTTTCAACTGTTTGTAGCGCTCAGCCATAAAAAACAATTCCAGCGGAAAGGCGAACTGCTGCGGGTTTTCGTAAAACTTGGGCAGGAATGGATTGTCTGCAAATTCTTCTAGTATCAACCGGGCATTAAAATATTTACTGAGCAAGTGTGCCAGTGTGGTTTTACCAGCGCCAATATTTCCTTCTATAGTTACAAAGTTGTACTTCATCCGGGTGGCAAATTAAAGCAAGCACAGAAATCCTCACATCAATTTATACAGTTTGTGGAAAAGTATGTTTTACTTTCGGCTGCTCCGGGCTGTACGACGAAAAACATCAACTTATCAATGTTTTATCACAGCCAATTGATCGGCGCATTCTTTCAGCAATGTGTTGATCGTTTTTTTGTAAACAGGATGAATTTTTCCGGGCGACAGTTCTGCCAGCGGTATCAATACAAATTTTCGATCCTGAATAGCAGGGTGGGGTAGTGTAACAATTGCTGAATGATAAATAAGTGCGTCGTAAAATAAAATATCAAGATCAATGGTGCGTGGTCCATATTTTTCGATGCGTACACGGCCCAGGTTCAGCTCGATCTCCAACAGTTTTTTCATGAGATCATCGGGCGGCAGTTTGGTACGGATCGAAATGACTTTGTTAAGAAAAGAAGCCTGTTTGGTATTGCCCCAGGCGGCCGTTTCGTAAATCGATGATTCGTTTACAATGCTGCCGCAGTACAATTGTATTTGTTGCATAGCTTTTTGAAGGAACTGTTTCCGTTGGCCTTGATTACTTCCGAGTAAAATAAAAACATGATGCAGCGGCATGCTGTAAAAATAGGGCAGATACAGTTGCTAACCTTTTTGCAGCGTGACTACTTTTCGTTGTACGGCTTACGGTTGGCAACACTAAAACAAATAGCTTTGCGGCATGAGTCAATCGTACAGCCAGTGGAAAGCAATGCTGGCTATTTCCAAAGCAAGTTTTCGGGCCATCTTCCGAAGTCCGTCGGCTGTTATTTTCAGTTTCGCTTTTCCGCTCATCTTTATTCTGGTATTTGGATTTATTGGCGGCGGTAGCCCAACAGTACGTGTTGGATTTACAACTTCAACCGATACTTCACTGAACAATGCCGTTTATCAACAATTGCTGAAGTACAAAACCATTCGTGTGGTGGAAAAGCCGGAAGAAGAATTGCGGAATGATTTGTCGAAAGGAAGAATCACAGCGATCCTTGATATGCAGCCCAACAGCAGCGGTTCATTTCCTTTGTATAAGATCAGTATTCAAACTTCTACCGCCAGTGTTGACCGGTTGGCAATTCTGCAATCAACCTTGAAAGATGTAATTGTAAATCTCGACCGTCGTGCTGCACCCGATGCACCAACCTATGCAACTATTGATCTGCCGCCACCGATGCCGGGCCGTGTGTATAAAACAATCGATTTTATTTTACCGGGTCAGTTAGGTTTTTCGTTGTTGAGTGCCGGCGTGTTTGGCGTTGCATTTTTATTTTTTAATCTGCGTCAGCAATTGGTGTTGAAACGTTTTTTTGCAACACCTATCCGCAAGGGATATATTTTATTTGGTGAAGGTATCAGCCGGGTGTTGTTTCAATTGATCACTGCTGTTGTCATTTTATTGATCGGTCGTTTTGTGTTTGGATTTACATTGGTGCACGGTGTTGTTACCTTCCTTGAAATGCTGGTATTGAGTCTGGTTGGGTTGATCGTATTTATGGGCTTTGGTTTTGTGGTGAGCGGTTTGGCGAAAAATGAAAGTACCATTCCTCCCTTTGCAAATATGTTTACATTGCCGCAGTTTTTACTGGCAGGTACATTCTTTTCAATCGATACTTTTCCAAAGTGGTTACAGCCGATTTGCAGAGTGTTGCCATTAACACATTTGAACGATGCTATGAGGAATGTGGCTTTTGAAGGAAGTCATTTGATCGACTGTGGCAAACAATTAGGTATTCTCGGCTTATGGGGAATCGGCATCTATGCAATCGCCATTAAAGTGTTTAGATGGGAATGAGAATTTGAAGTAAGAAGTATCTGTCTATGAACCATGAACTATTAATTAGTAACTTGTTCTTATGCGTTTAATAAAAATGTTTTTGTTTGTGTTGTTAGGATTGTTTGGAGTTGTAACGATCATCGGTTTATTTATTCCATCTTCTGTAAAAATTTCAAGAGGAATTATTGTAAACGCAGACAGTACAACAATGTATCGTGAATTGAGCGATGTAAAGAACTGGAATCAATGGTTGCCATGGATCACGGCTGATAGTGGTGCCATTGTGCAACTGTCAGCGGTTACCAATCAACCCGGTTCGTTTTTTCGTTGGCAGGGGGTGAAGTATAACAGTGCAGGAACCATTACGATCAAAGAGATCAATCCTGATGAAATTTTATTGTTGCACGAGTTGAAAGATATGAATGATGCAAAAGGAGGATTTCGTGTAAGAAGCACAGGTGCCAAAGGCGAAGTAACAGAAGTGCTATGGTATATGGAATACAAACTCAGGTGGTATCCATGGGAACGCTTTTACGGTATTTTTGTGGATCATATCATTGGCCCGGCGTTCGAAAAAGGGTTGGAGCAATTAAAAAATTATGCCGAGCAGCAAGATACTGATAACACAACTGCTTTCATTACCACGGGAAACTGATCTTGCCCATTGTTACAGAAGGAATTCCTTTCAACTCTTTACTGAATTGCATATTACCTCCTGCAATACATTCGTTGGCAAGTATTGCAAATAATACCGCTTCTTTTGCATCGGGGTTAATACCTAATTCACCGGTTAAATGAATAGGGATGTTTGGCAACAGTTGTTTGATCTGCTCCATCAACAACGGATTGTGCATGCCGCCGCCACTTGCATATAAATGGAAATTACTGTTCGCCGGCATTGTTTTGATGATCGCTTCCGCAATTGTTTGCGCAGAAAATGCATTCAGTGTTGCTATTGTATCATACACATTCAAATCAGTTGTTCCCGATCGTTCTTTTGCAGTTTGTAAGTACTGCAGATTAAACAATTCCGGCCCGGTTGTTTTAGGAAACGATTGTTGAAAGAACGGATGATCTTTTAATGCATTTAGTAATGATCCGTTGACCGTTCCTTTTTTTGCAACAGCTGCGTCTTCATCAAAATACTTTTCGGGAAATTGTTGCTGCATCAACGCATCCATTAATGTATTACCTGTGCCCGTATCGGTACTGAAAATTTTATCAGCATCCATTGAGCCGGGAAGAAAAGTAAAGTTTGCAATACCACCCATGTTGAGCATAATGCGGTCTTCACCCTTCTTCGAAAAAATAAAATAATCGCCATACACAGCTAATGGTGCGCCTTCGCCACCTGCTGCAATATGTTTCTGCCGGAAATCGCTGATGGTAATAATGCCTGTATCAACTGCCATGTGATCGCCATCACCGATCTGCAACGTAGCATTGCCAAATTTTTCCTGTTGATGCAATGCTTGTGGTGCATGATAAACGGTTTGTCCATGACTGGCGATAAGATCCACCTCTTCTTTTGCGATGTTATGCTTTTGTAAAAAGGTATTGATCATCGCAGCTTGTTGTTGCGCTACCCATGGATTGAGCAAACAAAGTTTTTCAAAATCTACTTCTTTTTTTGAGAAAACCGATTTGATCTCCGCTTTAAAATCGGGTTGATAAGAAATGGTCTCAAATGCCAATAACTCAATGTTAGTATTATGGCCTTCACCTGAAATGCGGCAATAAGCAATATCCAATCCATCAACAGAGGTGCCGCTCATTAAACCAATAATGTGGCGTTGTGCTTTTTGCGCAATGGCTGTGAGTTGTTGCATGTTCCGGTTCATACTATAAAAATAACTGTTGTTAAAGCAGGCATGCTCAGTTTAGTAATTTTTGCGGTTTTTAGCAGGTCTTTGTTAAAATTAATGCATTTTTTTGCAGGTTTAATGAACTTTTGTACTTTAGGTTTGTCTATTACCAATCACTCAACCGCCAAAACCAGCATGCTTAAGCAGGAACGTCAAGCGTTTATTGTACACCAGGTAAACCTGCACAATCGTGTACTCTCATCAGATCTCAGTTCACAAATAAATGTATCAGAAGATACGATCCGCCGGGATTTGCAGGAGCTGGCAGATAAAGGCAAGATCATTAAAGTGCATGGCGGTGCTTTATCAAAATCGTTCAGCAGTTCCATCAATTCTTCCAATGTTTATTCCATCGATGCAAAAAAAACCATTGCACAAAAAGCCGCTTCACTTATACAGGATGGCATGTTTGTAATGAGTACCGGTGGTACAACGATTATTGAATTGGCAAAGGCGTTGCCTGAAAATTTGCAAGCCACGTTTATTACCGGAAGTCTACCGGCTGCATTGGAATACATTCATCATCCAAAAATTGAAGTGATCTTTATTGGTGATAAACTTTCGAAAAGTTCGCAGATCACCATTGGTGCCGATGCCATTCTGAAAATAAGGCAATTTAAAGTTGATCTCTGTTTTTTGGGTATCAATGCACTTGATCTGGAACATGGTTTAACAGATAACGATTACGATGTTGTACAGGTAAAGAAAGCAATGCTGGGATCAGCATCAAAAGTAGTAGCGCTTTCTATCTCCGAAAAAATAAATACCGTACAAAATATACAGGTATGTAAAGCAAATGAGCTCGATCTGCTGATAACCGAATTAGCACCCGATCATAAAATTTTTGACCCTTATAAAAAAGCCGGCATGGACATTCTCTAACGTTCAGAACCGATTATTCAAACTAAAA
It encodes the following:
- a CDS encoding DeoR/GlpR family DNA-binding transcription regulator, which produces MLKQERQAFIVHQVNLHNRVLSSDLSSQINVSEDTIRRDLQELADKGKIIKVHGGALSKSFSSSINSSNVYSIDAKKTIAQKAASLIQDGMFVMSTGGTTIIELAKALPENLQATFITGSLPAALEYIHHPKIEVIFIGDKLSKSSQITIGADAILKIRQFKVDLCFLGINALDLEHGLTDNDYDVVQVKKAMLGSASKVVALSISEKINTVQNIQVCKANELDLLITELAPDHKIFDPYKKAGMDIL
- a CDS encoding SRPBCC family protein, translated to MRLIKMFLFVLLGLFGVVTIIGLFIPSSVKISRGIIVNADSTTMYRELSDVKNWNQWLPWITADSGAIVQLSAVTNQPGSFFRWQGVKYNSAGTITIKEINPDEILLLHELKDMNDAKGGFRVRSTGAKGEVTEVLWYMEYKLRWYPWERFYGIFVDHIIGPAFEKGLEQLKNYAEQQDTDNTTAFITTGN
- a CDS encoding MBL fold metallo-hydrolase, translating into MNRKFFLQSATLGIGALAFQQSLLAQIFQQEAWKIKMLTDNIGVFTERGGTILFYISKEGMVVVDTQFPEQSKHLIDELKKRSEQPFKLLINTHHHGDHSGGNISFKGLVENVLAHENSKANQERVAKQSKTEDKQLFPNQTFGKTWSQKIGNEKITLHYFGAAHTDGDALIHFEHADIVHMGDLINNRRYPFIDRTAGASIKSWIEVLEKTIKHFNKKTTFVYGHASEGFEVYGKANDIKAMQDYFEKLLVFGETEIKAGKTKEEFLKNKSIPGVTEWIGGGIERSLTAVYDELTIK
- a CDS encoding anhydro-N-acetylmuramic acid kinase: MQQLTAIAQKAQRHIIGLMSGTSVDGLDIAYCRISGEGHNTNIELLAFETISYQPDFKAEIKSVFSKKEVDFEKLCLLNPWVAQQQAAMINTFLQKHNIAKEEVDLIASHGQTVYHAPQALHQQEKFGNATLQIGDGDHMAVDTGIITISDFRQKHIAAGGEGAPLAVYGDYFIFSKKGEDRIMLNMGGIANFTFLPGSMDADKIFSTDTGTGNTLMDALMQQQFPEKYFDEDAAVAKKGTVNGSLLNALKDHPFFQQSFPKTTGPELFNLQYLQTAKERSGTTDLNVYDTIATLNAFSAQTIAEAIIKTMPANSNFHLYASGGGMHNPLLMEQIKQLLPNIPIHLTGELGINPDAKEAVLFAILANECIAGGNMQFSKELKGIPSVTMGKISFPW
- a CDS encoding UbiX family flavin prenyltransferase; protein product: MHKIVISVTGASGSIYAKLLLQKLSAVKEQWTEVSVVMTENAKEVWRTELQDEEYKDLPFKVYSTTDFSAPFASGSGQYNTMIIIPCSMGTLGRIATGVSNDLITRAADVVLKERRKLICVVRDTPYNLIHIRNMETVTLAGGIICPATPSFYSVPKTIEEVAATVVDRVLDLAGIDIKTYRWGK
- a CDS encoding MFS transporter; amino-acid sequence: MTTPLPTDPFQAVRITEFRNFAIARFLFIMGLRMMGTLVGWWMYELTGDPLALGLIGLAEVIPAVSMALYAGHVVDQSDRRNMIIRSVLSYGVCVALLVFISTAYFEQQFGKATIISLVYVVIFVTGIIRAFSGPSFGAIISQLVPRPVLPNAVTWSQGTWLTASVTGHALAGFLIAGFGITGTLTAIILSIALALLIFTTVDNKPAPAQAEKKTWESVKEGIRFVYKTKEVLSVLVLDMFAVLFGGAVAMVPVFAKDILKVGPIGFGWLNAAADFGAIVIVVLLTVFPLRKQQGKLLLYAVAGFGVCIIIFGISQLFWLSFMALFLAGLLDGISIVVRGTILQLKTPDELRGRVMSVNSMFINSSNELGQFESGIAARLMGVVPSVIFGGCMTVAVVIATWLKAPRLRKLEY
- a CDS encoding deoxynucleoside kinase, which gives rise to MKYNFVTIEGNIGAGKTTLAHLLSKYFNARLILEEFADNPFLPKFYENPQQFAFPLELFFMAERYKQLKDLLHTQDLFNSITISDYLFTKCLLFAKVNLPADEFRLYQSLFDIIHQQLVQPEILIYLHSPVDRLQQNIKRRNRSYEQQIGDDYLLSIQETYTQYIKQHNIKTLFVDASNADFLSNEKHLQVIIDALDQEYEQGQHYITLP
- a CDS encoding ABC transporter permease; amino-acid sequence: MSQSYSQWKAMLAISKASFRAIFRSPSAVIFSFAFPLIFILVFGFIGGGSPTVRVGFTTSTDTSLNNAVYQQLLKYKTIRVVEKPEEELRNDLSKGRITAILDMQPNSSGSFPLYKISIQTSTASVDRLAILQSTLKDVIVNLDRRAAPDAPTYATIDLPPPMPGRVYKTIDFILPGQLGFSLLSAGVFGVAFLFFNLRQQLVLKRFFATPIRKGYILFGEGISRVLFQLITAVVILLIGRFVFGFTLVHGVVTFLEMLVLSLVGLIVFMGFGFVVSGLAKNESTIPPFANMFTLPQFLLAGTFFSIDTFPKWLQPICRVLPLTHLNDAMRNVAFEGSHLIDCGKQLGILGLWGIGIYAIAIKVFRWE
- the folK gene encoding 2-amino-4-hydroxy-6-hydroxymethyldihydropteridine diphosphokinase, giving the protein MPLHHVFILLGSNQGQRKQFLQKAMQQIQLYCGSIVNESSIYETAAWGNTKQASFLNKVISIRTKLPPDDLMKKLLEIELNLGRVRIEKYGPRTIDLDILFYDALIYHSAIVTLPHPAIQDRKFVLIPLAELSPGKIHPVYKKTINTLLKECADQLAVIKH
- a CDS encoding thioredoxin family protein, with product MQKLRFYSTLSILFICISSFQQLQPKEKLQWISLEEAEQKMKVEPRPLLIDLYTNWCGWCKVMDRKTYTNQELIQYLNTNFYTVKLNAETKAEVKWKGKIYKFNPSYKTNDIAIAFTNGQLSYPTTVIIPSINDDPQPIAGMLEVHEMEMVTKYFAEKKYGNVSFDRYAKNFKPAWK